Genomic window (Deltaproteobacteria bacterium):
GGTCTTACCGATGCGGAAGAAGACGCCATTGTCGCCTTTATGCTGACCCTCACCGACGGTTATTTCACACCCTAGCAGGGTGAAGTAATATCTATTGTTCTATATTTTTGTGGGTGGTCCGGTGAATGGACCACCCACAAATCCTTATCTGTCACACCCGTGGAGGCGAAAACTCTCCTAAATCAAGTACGCTGGTCATGCTGAGCCCGTCGAAGCATTACTCCTCCGAATCCATAAAATTTTAATTTGACATGATTTACAGGATTAGCAGGATTTCTAAACCCGCAACCTGCAGCAGGTTTTTAATTCTCTTTAGTCACTTCAAACTTTAGGCATTTTAGACACTTCCTTACTCTCCCTGGCTTTCATATTAATCAAAACTATTTACAACAAACCATGATTGATATATATATAACGCAATTAAAAAAAAGGAGAGTTAAATGGGTGGAAAGAAATAACCGATTTAAGACTTGAAAGCCTGAACCAAAAATGGTTTCGGGCTTTTTTGTATGAAAGAACAATAATAGAGATTATGGCTAAGAAGGAATATGATTACGAGAAATGTGGTAGTCAAAAGTGGCTGTTTTTGGCAAAGGAGTCAATAAGGTGAATCTGAATGAAACTCAATAGTATGGGGTTTAAATCGGGAGCAAATGTAGAGAAGGTATCTTTCCAATTTTCTAGGAGGGGAAATTAAGAAGTGAAAAAATTAATTTTAACTATGGCATTAATTATGTGCTCACAGGCAGCAATAGCATTTTCATACACATTGGAAATCTCTGAAGATGAACTTCAGTCCAGAGTATCAGCCATGATGCCTATAGAGAAAAAGAAATTTTTCATAACTGTTGTTTTATCGAATCCTCATATTGATTTAGCTGTGGGAAACAATGAAATTGGAGTCTTTTCTCATATTGAAATAATAGCCCCCGGAGGGATAAAGGGTACAGGCAATGCAAAGATATCCGGCTCATTAAGTTATGATTCTGAAAAGGGGGAGTTTTATTTTGAAAATCCCAAAATAGTGATGTTGGAGTCAGAAAAGATTCCACCTAATTTATTACCAAAAGTTAAGGATGTGGTTCAAGTGGCCGTCAGTCAATTTCTATCAGTAAAGCCGGTTTATAAACTTAAGGATAAAAATATAAAGCAAAAGCTGGTTAAAGCAGTGTTGCAGTCCGTTAGAGTTGAAAGTAACCTTTTATTAGTTGAATTGAGTCTTTTTTAACAGATACGTGCGATATATCATGTGGCCATTTAATCGAGGGAAAGGCCAAACAGATGAAGCGAAAAAGGGCCTCTGCAAAGTACGTGAGTGAAGATCAAATAGAAAAGGTATTAAATGGTTTAGCATTAAGGCATATTCAATATATTCTGATTCTTGTGAAAGAAACTGAGCCTGAAAGTACACAGAAAGTAAATAAGGAAATTGTAGATAACATTTTTTTTAAAGCATAACGCTGATATCGAATCAATGACTGACTATCTCGTTACGGTATTCTATTGGGATCCAATTAACAAAAGGCCCAAAAAAGAACAACGATTAGATTTATCCGGGAGCTTTCAGAAAATTTTAAGGATAACCTTTCAATTATTCATGTGGAATGTGAGTGTCCTGTTGGGTCAATCGGCAATGAGAAACGGCGGAGCTATACAGCACTTATTCCGGAATATAAATAGAAAATCAATAAGTTGTCGTCTTTAAAATATGTAGAGGTCGATTTAATAGCTAATGATATGAATAATGAAATACCTACAGAGTGGACTGATGCCGATTTTGATTCTATGGGTTGGCATGACAACACAATTCACGGCATCAGTATAAGTAATCCATCAGAAGGCTATGACTTCGATTTAACCTTTGAAATTGATTACATTCTTGAGTGGATATCCACGGCAGAAGAACCCTATAAATTTTCTGTGTCACCAGCTACTTTGACTTTTAAGGATGTTGATAAACTTAAATATGACATTGAGCTTGGCTACAAGGAATCAATGATCATAGATGAAATAACGCGGCAAAAGAATCCAGGATTCAATAATTATAGATGGATAATTCATATACAGTCTGTGGGTGGTCGAGATAATAAAATTGAATTTGACGCGTCAGGTTTTAAGCAGGTATTGACTTCAGAACCTTTAATCACTAAAAGTCAGGACTTGGAATCATAAGTAGGGTAGTTTCTCCTAATATAACCAGATAAAGAGGGTAGAAAAAGCGAATGGCAGGCATGTTTATCGGTATTGTTTTTTTCTTATTTTTTAATATTCTTGCACAAAAACAAAGTGTAGTATCTCGTGAACTATTAGAATCAGATCAAAGGCTGATCTATTCAGACTTTGTATCTACTTACGGTTTCAGACTGAAAATACCAATATTAACGATTTTACTGATTGGCATTTCCATTATCTGGATTCTCCCTAAAAACTCAACCTTGGTTTTAGCCGGGGCTGTTTTTTTATCGGGATGTGCACTTATTATTCCACATCGTATAGTATGGAGGAAGACAAAGACAATGGCTTTGCCAGATACATTTTTCTTTCTGAAAAAACGACAGTTTATATTTGAGTATCTCTCCTTTTTTACTTTTGCTGCAGGTATTGTAATTACAGAGTTATTTTTTTAAATCTACAATAAATTTATTACTGTGGTACATAAGTACAGATGATGGAGTCCGAAGTAAAATAGTAATAAATCAGAAAGAGATTGAAGTGAAAGCATTAAAGGACCATCCCAATGATAAAAATATCTTTTTAAAGGGAAGGCGTGAAATGTTTAGATTCAAACGGTTAAAAATATTAGCTTTTATTTTTATCTGTCTTTTGCTATCAGAACCTAATCTCAAAGCAGAGATAGTCCAATTTTCATTACAGGAAATGGTTTCAGCGTCTCAGCTGGTTGTTGTTGGAGAAGTAGTTGACATAAAAAAAAGAAAGCATGTCAGCGAGCAACTGGGACAAGGATATTTAGCAAAGGTACGTATAAAAGAAATATTAAAAAAAGAAAAAACAGAATCTGTTGAACCAGAAATCGGTTTATCGTTTTACCCGGAATCAGGAATTAGTGAAGACCCGGAATTCATTATAAAAGAAAATGTAATTTTATTTTTAAGAAAGCACAAGAAAACTTATGGACTAGTTCAGGGTTTTGCCGGGAGAGTACAGATATGGGATGGCCTTGTTCGTGTTCAGGGCATATATGATGAGCCGGGCGGAGAAAGCGTGGACGTTTTTTTGCAAAAAATCAGGGATACCAAAAGCTGGCACGATGGCTACAGATGATGGAGTAAGGTGCTCACAAGCGAAATAGAAAAGTAGCTCGCATTGTCGGTGCGGTAATGATGAAACTACCAAATAGAACTGGGCACGAACTTTGGACTCGATTTTATTGAAAGAACCAGAGGTACTTTAAAAAAATAGAGAAATCACTCATAAAAATTTATGAAAACGGTTAGGATATTTTTTTATTCACTAGGGCAGGCTATTGGAATAGCTCTTTTTATGATGCTTATATGGACGGCAATGAAGTTATCGTTCTATCTAATCGTTAAAATTGCCCAATATAATAAAGTATTCGCATTAATTCTGGTAATTATGGCTACTATTTTTATGATTATAGGGTATTTCAAATATGTCGAAAATGTTGAGCGAGAAAAGAAGAATGAGTTAACTGGTAGAAAAGAAGAACTTTAGTCACTTCAAATTTAAGGTACTTTAGGCACTTATCTTCCCCCCCCCTGTAACCAACTTGTAATAATCCTGTAATAAAACTGTAACATTTCTTTGAGATAATGCAGACGCTATGAATTTAACTTTCTTCGTTGTCATTATTATTCTCACCCTAAGCGGCTTTCTCCTTGGCCGCAGCCGTTCACTCAAACTGGTTGAGGGTAGGGTAAGAAACCTTCACTCCATGCCCGGTTATTACGGTCTTTATGTGGCTCTCTGGTGTGGAATACCTGCACTTATGCTGGTCGGCGGCTGGCTGGCCTTTGAATCAACAATCATTATGAAAATGGTTGTTTCCGGTCTTTCTCCTGAGATGAAGACACTTTCACCTGACAGGCTTGCTCTTGTTATTAACGACATTCAAAACCTTGCTTCAGGGAATATCATAAGTAAAGATGCCACTGAAGAAGTCCTGAAAGCGGTAGAGCATTTAAAGAGTCTTAAATCGATCAGTTTTGCTGCCATGGCTGTTGTCGGTTTATCCCTTTCCCTTATGGGCCTTGTTCTTGGCCTGAAATATGTTTCCCCAAAATTGAGGGCCCGTAATAAGGTGGAGTCAACAGGAAAAGTCCTGATGATCCTCTGTTCCACAATTGCTGTTTTTACGACTGTGGGAATCGTTCTTTCCGTACTATTTGAAGCCATTCGTTTTTTCGAGTTGATTCCTGTGAGTGACTTCCTCTTCGGTCTTAAATGGAGTCCCCAAATGGCTATCCGACCAGGGCAGGTGGGGGCTTCCGGTTCATTTGGCGTTATCCCGCTATTGGCTGGTACCATGCTTATTTCACTGGTTGCCATGCTGGTGGCTGTGCCTATAGGACTTATGTCAGCCATTTACATGTCTGAATATGCTGCTCCAAAGTTTAGGGCTATAGTTAAACCCTTACTTGAGATTCTTGCCGGCATTCCTACTGTTGTATATGGTTTTTTTGCCGCATTGGTTGTTGCACCTTTTATTAAGGAAAAGGGCGCTCTCATCGGCCTCGATATTTCATCAGGCAGTGCACTTGCCGTGGGCGTCGTTATGGGTATTATGATCATTCCTTTCGTATCATCCCTTACCGATGACGTTCTCAACGCCGTACCTCAGAGCCTGAGAGATGGCTCTTATGGCCTTGGGGCTACCCAATCGGAAACGATAGTCAAAGTTCTACTTCAAGCTGCTTTACCGGGAATCGTTGCCAGTATTCTGCTTGCTGTATCCCGTGCCATCGGTGAAACGATGATCGTTGTTATGGCTGCGGGACTGACAGCCAACCTTACGGCAAATCCACTGGAATCGGTAACGACGGTAACCGTTCAGATAGTGACGCTTCTGGTAGGTGACCAGGAATTCAACAGCCCCAAGACACTGGCAGCCTTTGCTCTTGGCCTTGTGTTGTTTGTGCTTACGCTTTGCCTCAATATTATTGCACTTTATGTGGTTAGGAAATATAGGCAGCAGTATGACTGAGTTTTAAGTGCCTTAAGTGATCTAAAGTGACTAAAATGCCTAAAGTTATGGATAATAAGGAATTTTCGAAGGAGCTGGAAAAGCGAACCAGAAGGTTTGCGGTAAGTATAATAAGACTATCAGCGAGTCTTCCTGAAAATACTGAAAGTAGAGTTATTAGAAACCAGATTACTAAAAGCGGTACTTCAGTAGGCGCTAATTACAGGGAAGCGAATCGATCCAGGAGTAAAGCTGATTTTAAGAACAAAATTAAAATATGTGAAAGTGAAGCGAGTGAAACACAATATTGGTTGGAAGTCATGGTAGATGCAAACTTTTTGCCTTGGGAATCAATAAAAGCAGAATATGAAGAATGCAGTGAATTACTGGCCATATTTACATCAATTGGAAAAAAATAACTTTAGTCACTTTAGATCACTTAAGGCATTTTAGGCACTTTATAAACATGAATTCTGAATTTAGAAAAAAGAAAATTGCAGCAAGACTAAAGAAACGCTATGCCCGAGAAAAAATGTTTCGCCTCACCGGCATTGCAGCTGTTTCTTCAGCGCTTATTATGCTGGCTATACTCTTTAGTTCTATCATAGGCAATGGTTATACGGCTTTCCAGCAGACTTTTATCAAGCTGGAGATTAACTTTGATGCAGAAAAGATTGATCCCGAGGGTACGAGAGATGTGGAAGTGCTATCTCAGGCCAATTATGGCGGGCTGGTTAAGAAATCTCTGCGAGCCGCTTATCCCAATGTTAAAAAGAGGGGTGATAAAAAGAAGCTATACAAGATTATCAGTCCCGGTGCTGCTTTTGAACTGAGAGAGATGCTTCTTGATAATCCGGAGCTTATTGGCACGAAAAAGGAAGTCTGGCTCCCTGCAGATGACGATATTGATATGCTTATGAAGGGGCACATCAGTCGTAATGTCAAGGAGACGGAAAGACGGATTAATGACAAACAGATCGACTGGGTTGATGTGCTTATCGCTAAAGGGGCAATTCGGAAGCAATTTAATACCACCTTTTTTACAAGTGGTGATTCGAGAGAGCCCGAGCTGGCCGGTATCTGGGGGGCCGCTGTGGGCTCTATCTTTACCATGCTTGTCACCTTGATTCTCTCCTTTCCTATCGGTGTGATTACGGCTGTTTACCTTGAAGAATTTGCACCAAAAAACAGGTTTACCGATCTTATCGAGGTGAATATAAATAACCTTGCCGCCGTTCCCTCTATCGTTTTCGGTCTTCTGGGATTGGCTGTTTTTCTTAATTTCTTCGGTCTGCCACGCTCTGCACCGCTTGTAGGTGGGCTTGTACTTACACTTATGACGCTGCCTACAATTATCATTTCATCTCGTGTTTCCCTGCAATCGGTGCCACCATCCATCAGGGATGCAGCGCTGGGAGTAGGCGCTTCAAAGATGCAATCTATTATTCATCATGTGCTGCCGTTGGCTTTGCCCGGTATGCTGACAGGTACTATAATCGGGCTGTCACGAGCCCTGGGAGAGACGGCGCCGCTCCTTATGATCGGCATGGTGGCCTTTATTGTCGATATCCCGGGGAGCTTCTTCGATCCGGCTACCGTACTTCCCGTTCAGATCTATCTCTGGGCCGACAGTCCAGAACGGGCATTTGTTGAAAGAACTTCCGCAGCGATTATGGTATTATTGACTTTTTTGATTCTTATGAATGGCCTGGCTGTCTGGCTTAGAAGCAAGTTTGAGAGGCGCTGGTAGGTAGGAGTGCAGTGCCTAAAGTACTTCAAGTGTCTAAAATGCCTAAAGTTAAAATTCTTTTTAAAAACT
Coding sequences:
- the pstA gene encoding phosphate ABC transporter permease PstA; amino-acid sequence: MNSEFRKKKIAARLKKRYAREKMFRLTGIAAVSSALIMLAILFSSIIGNGYTAFQQTFIKLEINFDAEKIDPEGTRDVEVLSQANYGGLVKKSLRAAYPNVKKRGDKKKLYKIISPGAAFELREMLLDNPELIGTKKEVWLPADDDIDMLMKGHISRNVKETERRINDKQIDWVDVLIAKGAIRKQFNTTFFTSGDSREPELAGIWGAAVGSIFTMLVTLILSFPIGVITAVYLEEFAPKNRFTDLIEVNINNLAAVPSIVFGLLGLAVFLNFFGLPRSAPLVGGLVLTLMTLPTIIISSRVSLQSVPPSIRDAALGVGASKMQSIIHHVLPLALPGMLTGTIIGLSRALGETAPLLMIGMVAFIVDIPGSFFDPATVLPVQIYLWADSPERAFVERTSAAIMVLLTFLILMNGLAVWLRSKFERRW
- the pstC gene encoding phosphate ABC transporter permease subunit PstC; its protein translation is MNLTFFVVIIILTLSGFLLGRSRSLKLVEGRVRNLHSMPGYYGLYVALWCGIPALMLVGGWLAFESTIIMKMVVSGLSPEMKTLSPDRLALVINDIQNLASGNIISKDATEEVLKAVEHLKSLKSISFAAMAVVGLSLSLMGLVLGLKYVSPKLRARNKVESTGKVLMILCSTIAVFTTVGIVLSVLFEAIRFFELIPVSDFLFGLKWSPQMAIRPGQVGASGSFGVIPLLAGTMLISLVAMLVAVPIGLMSAIYMSEYAAPKFRAIVKPLLEILAGIPTVVYGFFAALVVAPFIKEKGALIGLDISSGSALAVGVVMGIMIIPFVSSLTDDVLNAVPQSLRDGSYGLGATQSETIVKVLLQAALPGIVASILLAVSRAIGETMIVVMAAGLTANLTANPLESVTTVTVQIVTLLVGDQEFNSPKTLAAFALGLVLFVLTLCLNIIALYVVRKYRQQYD
- a CDS encoding DUF1439 domain-containing protein yields the protein MKKLILTMALIMCSQAAIAFSYTLEISEDELQSRVSAMMPIEKKKFFITVVLSNPHIDLAVGNNEIGVFSHIEIIAPGGIKGTGNAKISGSLSYDSEKGEFYFENPKIVMLESEKIPPNLLPKVKDVVQVAVSQFLSVKPVYKLKDKNIKQKLVKAVLQSVRVESNLLLVELSLF
- a CDS encoding four helix bundle protein; its protein translation is MDNKEFSKELEKRTRRFAVSIIRLSASLPENTESRVIRNQITKSGTSVGANYREANRSRSKADFKNKIKICESEASETQYWLEVMVDANFLPWESIKAEYEECSELLAIFTSIGKK